A stretch of the Streptomyces sp. NBC_00078 genome encodes the following:
- a CDS encoding ABC transporter permease, translated as MIAAQAALETKMLLRNGEQLLLTVVIPTLLLVLFSSVDIVDTGAGEAVDFLAPGILALAVMSTAFTGQAIATGFERRYGVLKRLASSPLPRWGLMTAKTASVLVTEVLQVILLTVIAFALGWSPDGNPAAVLLLLVLGTAAFSGLGLLMAGTLKAEATLAAANLVFLLLLVGGGVIVPMDKFPQGAQDVLGLLPISALSDGLRDVLQHGAGMPWGDLGILAVWAVVGLAAAGRFFRWE; from the coding sequence GCGCAACGGCGAGCAGCTTCTGCTGACGGTCGTGATCCCGACGCTGCTGCTGGTGCTGTTCAGCTCGGTGGACATCGTCGACACCGGCGCGGGCGAGGCGGTGGACTTCCTCGCGCCCGGCATCCTGGCCCTCGCCGTCATGTCCACCGCCTTCACGGGCCAGGCGATCGCGACGGGCTTCGAGCGGCGCTACGGCGTACTGAAGCGCCTGGCCTCCTCCCCGCTCCCCCGCTGGGGCCTGATGACCGCGAAGACGGCTTCGGTCCTGGTCACGGAGGTCCTCCAGGTGATCCTCCTGACGGTGATCGCCTTCGCGCTGGGCTGGTCCCCGGACGGCAACCCGGCGGCCGTCCTGCTCCTGCTGGTCCTGGGCACGGCGGCCTTCTCCGGCCTCGGCCTCCTCATGGCCGGCACCCTGAAGGCCGAGGCGACCCTGGCTGCCGCCAACCTGGTCTTCCTGCTGCTGCTCGTGGGCGGCGGCGTGATCGTGCCGATGGACAAGTTCCCGCAGGGCGCTCAGGACGTGCTGGGACTCCTGCCGATCTCCGCCCTCTCGGACGGTCTGCGGGACGTGCTGCAGCACGGGGCCGGCATGCCCTGGGGCGACCTGGGGATTCTGGCCGTGTGGGCCGTCGTGGGGCTTGCCGCCGCAGGGAGGTTCTTCCGCTGGGAGTAG
- a CDS encoding heme A synthase, with protein sequence MVRVPNVTHADAVAALRNPLSFIAARWTPKPGTVRRAALSALVMSVVIVVTGGAVRLTGSGLGCPTWPKCTADSLAPTGAMNFHSAIEFGNRMLTYVLCAAIGWAIIAARSEKPYRRSLTRLGWVQFWLVMSNAVLGGIVVLVGLNPYTVAAHFLLASALIAVATVMWQRTREGDGAPRPLVGRPVQQLVWFLVTASVLLIAVGTVVTGAGPHAGDSREVERMPLDWETVSKLHAVLAWIVVTLTFALWFILKAVDAPRSPLHRTRELFLILLSQGVIGYVQYFTNLPEALVGLHMLGSALVWIGVLRVLLAMRERPEPVADLPGPSAEVTVGTRA encoded by the coding sequence ATGGTGCGCGTGCCAAACGTGACCCACGCCGACGCCGTGGCGGCCCTGCGCAACCCGCTCTCCTTCATCGCCGCACGCTGGACCCCGAAACCCGGGACGGTCCGGCGGGCGGCTCTCTCCGCGCTCGTCATGTCGGTGGTCATCGTGGTCACCGGCGGTGCGGTGCGACTGACCGGTTCCGGGCTCGGCTGCCCGACGTGGCCCAAGTGCACCGCGGACTCGCTCGCTCCCACCGGTGCGATGAACTTCCACAGTGCGATCGAGTTCGGCAACCGCATGCTGACGTACGTGCTGTGCGCCGCCATCGGCTGGGCGATCATCGCGGCGCGCTCGGAGAAGCCGTACCGGCGAAGCCTGACCCGGCTCGGCTGGGTGCAGTTCTGGCTGGTCATGAGCAATGCGGTGCTCGGCGGCATCGTGGTCCTGGTCGGCCTCAACCCGTACACGGTCGCGGCCCACTTCCTGCTCGCCTCGGCGCTGATCGCGGTCGCCACCGTGATGTGGCAGCGCACCCGCGAGGGCGACGGGGCGCCCCGCCCGCTGGTCGGCAGGCCGGTGCAGCAGCTGGTGTGGTTCCTGGTCACCGCCTCCGTGCTGCTGATCGCGGTGGGCACCGTGGTGACCGGCGCCGGTCCGCACGCGGGCGACTCGCGCGAGGTCGAGCGGATGCCGCTGGACTGGGAGACCGTGAGCAAGCTGCACGCCGTGCTGGCCTGGATCGTGGTCACGCTGACCTTCGCCCTGTGGTTCATCCTCAAGGCGGTGGACGCCCCCAGGAGCCCCCTGCACCGCACCCGCGAACTCTTCCTGATCCTGCTGTCCCAGGGCGTCATCGGCTACGTCCAGTACTTCACCAACCTCCCCGAGGCCCTGGTCGGCCTGCACATGCTCGGCTCGGCCCTGGTGTGGATCGGGGTGCTGCGGGTCCTGCTGGCGATGCGGGAGCGGCCCGAGCCGGTGGCGGACCTGCCGGGGCCTTCGGCCGAGGTGACGGTGGGCACGCGCGCGTAG
- a CDS encoding amidohydrolase family protein, whose product MIETPSLVDQYCHGVLRTELGLGTFEAQLARTEGPPAPGTTLFDTQTGFAVRRWCPPLLGLEPHCPPARYLARRRELGVPETGRRLLRGSGITTYLVDTGLPGDLTGPTELASAGAAEAREIVRLELLAEQVADTSGTVESFLANLAESVHGAAGSAVAFTSVAGVRHGLALAPEPPGPGEVRGAAGRWLADRRVGGELTDPVLLRHLLWIAVASGLPLQLHAGLGEPGQRIDRTDPVLLTDFVRATAGLGTDLVLLHGYPYHRHAAHLAGVFPHVYADSGAALVRTGARAATVLAEILELAPFGKILFSSGAHGLPELHVVGARLFREALGRVLGGWVAEGAWSLTDAQRVAGMVAAGNARRVYGLE is encoded by the coding sequence ATGATCGAAACGCCGTCCCTCGTGGACCAGTACTGCCACGGCGTACTGAGGACGGAGCTGGGCCTCGGCACCTTCGAGGCCCAGCTGGCCCGCACCGAGGGACCGCCGGCGCCCGGCACTACCCTCTTCGACACACAGACCGGTTTCGCCGTACGCCGCTGGTGCCCCCCGCTGCTCGGTCTGGAACCGCACTGTCCCCCCGCCCGCTATCTCGCCCGGCGCCGTGAACTGGGCGTACCGGAGACGGGCCGCCGACTCCTGCGCGGCAGCGGCATCACGACGTATCTGGTCGACACGGGGCTGCCCGGTGACCTCACCGGACCCACCGAGCTGGCGTCCGCCGGGGCCGCCGAGGCCCGCGAGATCGTCCGCCTCGAGTTACTGGCCGAGCAGGTCGCCGACACCTCCGGCACCGTCGAGTCCTTCCTCGCCAACCTCGCCGAGTCGGTGCACGGCGCCGCCGGAAGCGCCGTGGCCTTCACCTCCGTCGCGGGCGTACGGCACGGTCTGGCGCTCGCGCCCGAGCCGCCCGGGCCCGGGGAGGTGCGGGGTGCCGCCGGGCGGTGGCTGGCCGACCGCAGGGTGGGCGGCGAGCTGACCGACCCGGTTCTGCTACGGCACCTGCTGTGGATCGCCGTGGCCTCCGGGCTGCCCCTCCAGCTCCACGCGGGACTCGGCGAACCGGGCCAGCGCATCGACCGCACCGACCCCGTGCTGCTCACCGACTTCGTCCGCGCCACGGCCGGACTGGGCACGGACCTGGTCCTGCTGCACGGCTACCCCTACCACCGCCACGCCGCCCATCTCGCGGGCGTCTTCCCGCATGTGTACGCCGACTCGGGGGCCGCCCTGGTCCGCACCGGCGCCCGCGCGGCCACCGTCCTCGCCGAGATCCTGGAGCTGGCCCCCTTCGGGAAGATCCTCTTCTCCAGCGGGGCTCACGGACTGCCCGAGCTGCATGTCGTGGGAGCGCGGTTGTTCCGGGAGGCCCTGGGGCGGGTGCTGGGTGGCTGGGTCGCCGAGGGAGCGTGGTCGCTCACGGACGCGCAGCGGGTCGCGGGGATGGTGGCGGCCGGGAACGCGCGCAGGGTGTACGGACTGGAGTGA
- a CDS encoding heme o synthase: MCVTAVESRPAGVLGASESPRHRPFGARVKAFVALTKPRIIELLLITTVPVMFLAQQGVPDLTLVLLTCLGGYLSAGGANALNMYIDRDIDALMDRTSQRPLVTGMVSPRECLAFGITLAVVSTLLFGLTVNWLSAWLSLGALLFYVVVYTMILKRRTSQNIVWGGIAGCLPVLIGWSAVTNSVSWAPVILFLVMFFWTPPHYWPLSMKVKDDYARVGVPMLPVVASNKVVARQIVIYSWVMVAVSLLLTPLGYTGWFYTLVALLAGGFWLWEAHGLQNRAKAEVTGGKLKEMRLFHWSITYVSILFVAVAVDPFLR; the protein is encoded by the coding sequence GTGTGCGTGACGGCCGTCGAATCCCGTCCAGCGGGGGTACTCGGTGCGAGCGAGAGCCCGCGTCACCGGCCGTTCGGGGCCCGTGTCAAGGCGTTCGTGGCGCTGACCAAGCCGCGGATCATCGAGCTCCTGCTCATCACCACGGTCCCGGTGATGTTCCTCGCCCAGCAGGGTGTGCCGGACCTGACGCTGGTGCTGCTCACCTGCCTCGGCGGCTACCTCTCGGCGGGCGGCGCCAACGCGCTGAACATGTACATCGACCGCGACATCGACGCGCTGATGGACCGCACCTCGCAGCGCCCGCTGGTCACCGGCATGGTCAGCCCGCGCGAGTGCCTCGCCTTCGGCATCACCCTCGCGGTGGTCTCCACGCTCCTGTTCGGCCTCACCGTCAACTGGCTGTCGGCGTGGCTGTCACTCGGTGCGCTGCTCTTCTACGTCGTCGTCTACACGATGATCCTCAAGCGGCGCACCTCGCAGAACATCGTGTGGGGCGGCATCGCCGGCTGCCTTCCGGTGCTCATCGGCTGGTCGGCCGTCACGAACTCCGTGTCGTGGGCGCCGGTCATCCTCTTCCTCGTCATGTTCTTCTGGACGCCGCCGCACTACTGGCCGCTGTCGATGAAGGTCAAGGACGACTACGCGCGTGTGGGCGTGCCGATGCTGCCGGTCGTCGCCTCCAACAAGGTGGTCGCCAGGCAGATCGTGATCTACAGCTGGGTGATGGTGGCGGTCTCGCTCCTGCTCACCCCCCTCGGCTACACGGGCTGGTTCTACACGCTCGTCGCGCTGCTGGCCGGCGGCTTCTGGCTGTGGGAGGCGCACGGGCTGCAGAACAGGGCCAAGGCGGAGGTGACGGGCGGGAAGCTGAAGGAGATGCGGCTGTTCCACTGGTCCATCACCTATGTGTCGATCCTGTTCGTGGCGGTCGCGGTGGACCCCTTCCTGCGCTGA